The following are encoded together in the Drosophila biarmipes strain raj3 chromosome 3L, RU_DBia_V1.1, whole genome shotgun sequence genome:
- the LOC108028209 gene encoding zinc finger protein 672 has translation MHTTAQLDSLEQKRSASLIFRIEQLLPSTSISPSTMTTSSTETTLAATTSAASPAAKRMRSNPRPGVFTAQYTPKDTCSTAIPTSALLGSTATPTDGGRAHCQLSNGELIVSASLLRQIKLSEDVYSFNAIFELQGGQVRVRLVRDIARDDEIVAWFGEELVLLMGIPFLTPLNIQGNSRYTCHLCHLTFETPHPLKIHLALGCGRSSMDILWMRLHYALKAAARSHTATQHSPIPATSSTSSASPNHSPPPQMPPRFSAFRPIAGLTQSLPMTTTTTTPGTLPYLPSISMATASLSTHPMNAAAQIEAIVSNMGASKQGHLCIYCGKVYSRKYGLKIHIRTHTGFKPLKCKFCLRPFGDPSNLNKHVRLHLQTHPGSSSGGAEGGAGGAGSDVDIEGETETGYPCGRCHKSFPRRRDLQRHMETRHGGSHSHSQALSSTTSTATMTTTVVTSTSKSS, from the exons ATGCACACGACGGCTCAACTGGATAGTCTGGAGCAGAAGCGCTCGGCCAGCCTGATCTTCCGGATCGAGCAGTTGCTGCCCAGCACTAGCATCTCGCCCAGCACCATGACCACTTCGTCGACGGAGACCACCCTGGCGGCCACTACGAGTGCAGCCAGTCCGGCAGCCAAGAGGATGAGGAGCAATCCCCGGCCAGGTGTCTTCACCGCGCAATACACACCCAAGGATACCTGCTCCACTGCCATACCCACGTCGGCTCTTCTCGGATccacggccacgcccaccgacGGAGGACGCGCCCACTGCCAACTGTCCAATGGCGAACTGATCGTGTCCGCCTCCCTGCTGCGCCAGATCAAGCTCTCCGAGGATGTCTACAGCTTCAATGCCATCTTCGAGCTGCAAGGCGGACAGGTGCGGGTCCGTTTGGTCAGGGATATAGCCAGGGATGACGAGATCGTGGCCTGGTTCGGCGAAGAACTGGTCCTCCTCATGGGCATTCCCTTCCTGACGCCCTTAAATATTCagg GAAACAGTCGCTACACGTGTCACCTGTGCCACTTGACCTTCGAGACTCCTCACCCACTGAAGATCCACTTGGCCCTGGGTTGCGGGCGCAGTTCCATGGACATCCTGTGGATGCGTCTACACTACGCTCTGAAGGCGGCGGCCCGAAGTCACACGGCCACCCAACACTCACCCATTCCGGCCACTTCTTCCACCTCCTCGGCTTCGCCCAACCACTCGCCACCGCCTCAGATGCCACCGCGCTTCTCGGCCTTCCGACCGATTGCAGGACTTACCCAGAGCTTGCCCATGACGACGACGACCACGACTCCGGGAACTCTACCCTATCTGCCCTCCATTTCAATGGCCACCGCTTCGTTGTCCACTCATCCCATGAATGCTGCTGCCCAGATCGAGGCCATTGTCAGCAACATGGGTGCCTCCAAGCAGGGTCATCTGTGCATCTACTGCGGCAAGGTGTACTCCCGGAAGTACGGACTGAAGATCCACATAAGAACCCACACCGGCTTCAAACCGCTGAAGTGCAAGTTCTGCCTGAGACCATTCGGTGATCCGAGCAATCTCAACAAGCATGTGAGGCTGCATCTCCAGACGCACCCGGGTAGTTCCTCGGGAGGAGCAGAAGGTGGAGCAGGCGGCGCGGGCAGCGATGTGGACATAGAGGGGGAAACGGAAACCGGTTACCCGTGCGGGAGATGCCACAAATCATTTCCTCGGCGAAGGGATCTGCAGCGACACATGGAGACGCGCCATGGCGGATCCCATTCCCACTCCCAGGCTCTgtccagcaccaccagcacagCCACCATGACCACAACGGTGGTCACATCTACTTCGAAGTCCAGCTAA
- the LOC108028756 gene encoding pupal cuticle protein 20 has product MRLTTVFSLICIAFGGVWAQPAGYPNARPPPATYLPAKPPAPPPRPPPPPANSYGPPKNGNGKPPAPPPKPNNSYGPPPKNGNGKPPPRNEYLPPGNGNGNGGSPGGGGGSGGGGEDIPIIKLESKVNTDGSYKYEYETGNGIKAEEMGYLKNAGVKGEEAQTAEGSFSYTSPEGQEISVTYIADENGFQPQGDHLPTPPPIPVEIQEALDKLAAGGGCHGCDDNETGGNDDGGGGGYVYRRR; this is encoded by the exons ATGAGGCTGACCACTGTGTTTTCCTTGATTTGTATCGCCTTTGGCGGCGTTTGGGCCCAACCGGCGGGCTATCCGAATGCCCGTCCCCCTCCTGCCACCTATCTGCCTGCCAAGCCACCAGCTCCTCCACCCCGTCCTCCTCCACCACCGGCCAATAGCTACGGGCCCCCCAAGAACGGCAATGGGAAGCCACCAGCTCCTCCGCCGAAACCCAATAACAGCTATGGACCACCACCCAAGAATGGCAATGGAAAGCCTCCACCCAGGAATGAGTACTTGCCACcaggaaatggaaatggaaacggAGGTTCACCGGGAGGCGGAGGAGGTTCAGGTGGTGGTGGAGAGGATATACCCATCATCAAGTTGGAGTCCAAGGTCAATACAGACGGTTCTTATAAG TACGAATACGAGACCGGAAATGGAATAAAGGCGGAGGAAATGGGCTACCTGAAGAACGCTGGAGTGAAAGGGGAGGAGGCGCAGACGGCAGAGGGCTCCTTCTCTTACACCAGTCCCGAGGGCCAGGAAATATCGGTGACCTACATCGCGGACGAGAACGGTTTCCAGCCGCAGGGTGATCACCTGCCCACACCGCCACCCATTCCCGTAGAGATTCAGGAGGCGTTGGACAAATTGGCCGCTGGCGGAGGATGCCATGGGTGCGATGACAACGAGACGGGTGGCAATGATGATGGCGGTGGAGGTGGCTATGTCTACCGGAGGAGGTAG
- the LOC108028757 gene encoding uncharacterized protein LOC108028757, translating into MSLSPLASSISQGRKEVRQGLKINSKLVQALILLVACVLFGANFNYASFPPGTVIDIKLGDVPLDQFSYTPTRDGYEFNYTLPDGTFRDEIGKVLSGSSAAQDLENANNLAKNRRPAREQGLKIRKLSGKSLASLAG; encoded by the exons ATGAGTCTTTCTCCGTTGGCGAGCAGCATTAGTCAAGGCAGAAAGGAAGTTCGCCAAGGGCTCAAGATCAACAGCAAGCTGGTGCAGGCCCTGATCCTCCTCGTGGCCTGTGTCCTGTTCGGAGCCAACTTTAACTACGCCTCCTTCCCACCCGGCACTGTGATCGACATCAAGCTGGGAGATGTCCCCCTCGACCAGTTCAGCTATACACCAACCCGCGACGGATACGAGTTCAA CTACACCCTTCCCGATGGAACTTTCCGGGATGAAATTGGCAAAGTACTCAGCGGCTCTTCGGCAGCCCAGGATCTCGAGAACGCCAACAACCTGGCCAAGAACCGCCGCCCCGCCCGCGAGCAGGGCCTGAAAATCCGCAAATTGTCTGGAAAATCCCTCGCTTCTTTGGCCGGTTAA
- the LOC108028758 gene encoding endocuticle structural protein SgAbd-6: MKLFCQVLSMAALFAVVSSAALEKGEREEALHFGFHTENGQHRDEAITYTVRPETGKDPKELTTQKPVEYKGGYSFISADGYEYQVLYKANKNGFQPYVTAHKIKPDKS, from the exons ATGAAATTG tTTTGCCAAGTTTTGTCAATGGCGGCGTTGTTTGCTGTGGTCTCATCAGCGGCTTTGGAGAAAGGCGAACGAGAGGAGGCACTTCATTTCGG ATTCCACACAGAAAATGGTCAGCACAGGGATGAGGCTATAACATACACCGTAAGACCGGAAACGGGTAAGGACCCGAAGGAATTGACAACCCAAAAGCCAGTGGAATATAAAGGTGGCTACAGCTTCATCTCGGCCGACGGATATGAGTACCAGGTCCTCTATAAGGCCAACAAAAACGGTTTCCAGCCCTATGTGACAGCCCACAAAATCAAACCGGATAAGAGTTAA